Genomic window (Lycium barbarum isolate Lr01 chromosome 2, ASM1917538v2, whole genome shotgun sequence):
TCTTCGTGGGTTTACTCCTTTATATTTTCACTAATTAGTAAAAATTCTAGCTCCGCCGCTGATCGAGACCCAGTATGTATATCAAGAAATCTACCAAATATCTATCAATATCGTGAAACCAATTATTATTGTACAATTAACTCGAGAATCCCAGATTTGAATACACCTTTGCTACCCATCAAGGTGACTTTACTGTTTTAGTGGATAAAATTATGACTTTAATGTTACATATAGTGATTAAAGTTCAGTTACTTTAATTCGACAAGAAAATAGTAACTTTGTAATTTTACTGTTAGATATGGGTAAGATCAATTATTTAACGTGACAAAAACAAATTCTATAACTTCACGGTAATATATGTGCAGAGAGAAGTTTTAGATGGTGCAAAGGAGATGGTCAGAGATGCAATTGTTGAAAAGCTTGACATCAAAAGCCTATTGTTATCTTCTTCAAACACATTCCGTATTACGGACTTGGGATGTTCAATTGGACCAAACACATTCAGCTCAATGCAACATATTGTAGAAGCTGTAAAATTCAAATACTATAATCAAATATTCACAAATTCCACAAATAACATTCTTGAATTCCAAGTTTTTTTCAATGACCATATCACCAATGATTTCAACACTCTCTTTCGATCACTACCCGTCGATATGTCCTATTATTCAACCGGAGTTCCAGGATCTTTCCATGGAAGATTATTTCCATCGCAATCGATACATTTTGCGCATTGTTCATGTGCTATACATTGGTTATCTAAGTGTCCAGAAGAGTTATTAGATGAGAAATCCCCTGCatggaataaaggattgattcaCTATGTAGATGCCTCAAATATTGAAGTAGTGAATGCCTATATTGCTCAATTCAACAAGGATATGGAAGTTTTCTTGAATGCAAGAGCTGAGGAGATTGTTGAAGGAGGAATGATGGTGCTACTTTCACCATATTCTGGTTATCGTTACCTCAAATTTTTTGCATCTAGTCTTACGGATTTGGTGAATGAGGTAAGTAAATGTTCGTCATCAACACATATTTCAAATATTCCTACTGTTTTATTTTGAGTTTAAGcaatggcggagccaggatttccgtcgagagggttcaaaatataaaaaagtaaacatacgaaaaagtctaagggggttcaacatctactatatatacataaaaaatgatTTTAATCTTGTAAAAACAATGTTTTTTTCCGCTGAGCGGATTCGGATGAACGCCccggcatagtgtggctccgtCACTGAGTTCAAGTTATATGGATCGTTTGTGTAAAGATATTGTCGGGTCACCTACCTATTATAACAGGTAACCTGTCTTATCTTCAAAATTATGGAGTACACTAGTGAAATTGTCCGCGTGAATATAAGACCTTATTagattttgatatatttatttctaatacccattgttttaaaaggcagtgttaggactcgccccgaggctcgcctcGGGGTACgacagtggcaaaacgccctggggctaacgtgcggggcttagttcctatgaggcttacgccttaagcgcccaaccgtacgccctaaacacgcctaacgcccaacgcccagggcttgcctaacagttcttacacaaattatattttaaattccttaattaaaatcattcaccctcataattgtttaacaaaataatgatacttaatagtttttcatctatagaaatagaagattgggtgtaactcatataacaagtcgtagtattggatatttactatttgagaacgtcgtgagggtgaatatcacttaatttaaaaaaaaaaaaacacatagcggaattgtacattttcacttgtcattggtcataagtcctatgtatcagaattatcatataattttattttttgttcatgaagaagttatgttttaattgtaatattgataaattttattgattgtttgcttatagggagataaaatgaatagtatgataataatagtgttttaagaaactatgtttttttccgtgtttgaaagttaaaatgttagaattgatttgcatttcataatagcttttatttcattgtattgtttatacttgtaaaattatgttatatataattacaagttataagcggtgtataatggattgctttgatcatttctTTGTGAGGATCaacgcgcgcgcgcacacacacacatacacacacacacacacatatatatatacagttttcttttattttttatgtaattttacctatttaaaaatatttattgtaattatattattttaagaaatactaaaaattaaatacccatggggcttacgccccgtgcctcgaggcttacgcctcgtcgaggcgtatgtaaaacgccccgccttacgcccccgccttttaaaacactgctaaTACCCAAATATTAAAAGTAATCACAAAATACTTTTGTTAGctctaaaatatttttaaattttcataaaaaaaaaaactaaacacaAAGTATGTTATCTGAAATCTAAAGTAATTTTAATTTTCATAAGATAACTAAACAAATAAGTTTataaattcaactcttatttatatttcaaaaACTAAATTAAaagtcaaaataaataaaaatatcacCAACATTCTTagtaaaaagaaaacaaaaatacaaCACTATAACAAcaaaaagcctaaaataaaagTCCCGAAATATTTCCCGTATCAacaaaacatatatattaaaaTGATAAATAAAACACAACTTTCAGAGATTGAGGACACTTTGAGAAACCAAAAATAGATCTAAAAATTTCATAATATCTTTTGCATCCCATATGCATATTCATGGTGTTTAGATAGAGGAATAAGGTTGGAATTTATGTgaaagacaaaaaaaattattatgaaaTTAAACACAAAAAAACAATAGCTTATTCATCTATCTACAAAAGACTATCATAAACTCTGATTTGACTGCAATAAATTTTAAGATCTATGAACATTAGATAATTCTCTCTTCAAATTACTACGATTCACCTCAATCTTCAGCTTGTTCTCCCTTTTTTTTCTCAACTTGTCGTTTATTAATAATATCATTATCCTGATAGCTTCATCCAACGCCTCTAACACAGGGGTAACTGGTATGCCTTTTTTGTCTCTTTATATATCTGTCTGCATCACTTGATCTGTCCTAGATTTCATGAACTCATCAGGGTGCACAAAAGCAAAATTATATGTTTACAACCCATATACACATGTAAAAATAATTAACAAAACTTTTGGGGTGCGGCTGTTTACGAACTTTGCCAACACGAGATGCTTTGTGCACCAGGTTGCCCTCTTTTGAAATGACGAAGCAATTTATTGATTTTAATGAAAAACAATATAGAGAGCCAAAACATCATTACAAGAAGCACTCTCACATGTTATGAAAGAAG
Coding sequences:
- the LOC132625853 gene encoding loganic acid O-methyltransferase-like isoform X2, which encodes MVRDAIVEKLDIKSLLLSSSNTFRITDLGCSIGPNTFSSMQHIVEAVKFKYYNQIFTNSTNNILEFQVFFNDHITNDFNTLFRSLPVDMSYYSTGVPGSFHGRLFPSQSIHFAHCSCAIHWLSKCPEELLDEKSPAWNKGLIHYVDASNIEVVNAYIAQFNKDMEVFLNARAEEIVEGGMMVLLSPYSGYRYLKFFASSLTDLVNEGMLDESLVDSFNVPVYFPSPKDMTKVVEKNGCFNIERIELTYPPSKLVDEADAKSLIINLRAVLEGLFINHFGSKIAEEAFARTILKSEEISAWMKIDCEKACQLFVALKRK
- the LOC132625853 gene encoding loganic acid O-methyltransferase-like isoform X1, whose amino-acid sequence is MPRFYPMNAGDTAYSYSKNSQIQREVLDGAKEMVRDAIVEKLDIKSLLLSSSNTFRITDLGCSIGPNTFSSMQHIVEAVKFKYYNQIFTNSTNNILEFQVFFNDHITNDFNTLFRSLPVDMSYYSTGVPGSFHGRLFPSQSIHFAHCSCAIHWLSKCPEELLDEKSPAWNKGLIHYVDASNIEVVNAYIAQFNKDMEVFLNARAEEIVEGGMMVLLSPYSGYRYLKFFASSLTDLVNEGMLDESLVDSFNVPVYFPSPKDMTKVVEKNGCFNIERIELTYPPSKLVDEADAKSLIINLRAVLEGLFINHFGSKIAEEAFARTILKSEEISAWMKIDCEKACQLFVALKRK